Proteins from a genomic interval of Medicago truncatula cultivar Jemalong A17 chromosome 3, MtrunA17r5.0-ANR, whole genome shotgun sequence:
- the LOC25489825 gene encoding probable LRR receptor-like serine/threonine-protein kinase IRK, translating into MLFKIIPSSKMSVMRVYLLCLFFLFLVTVTAVKAVNPSLNDDVLGLIVFKADIKDPKGKLTSWNEDDESACGGSWVGVKCNPRSNRVVEVNLNGFSLSGRIGRGLQRLQFLRRLYLGNNNLTGSINANIATIDNLRVLDLSNNNLSGVVPDDFFRQCGSMRVVSLARNRFSGNVPSSLGSCAAIATIDLSFNQFSGNVPKGIWSLSGLRSLDMSDNLLEGEVPEGVEAMKNLRSISLARNSFSGKIPDGFGSCLLLRSIDFGDNSFSGSVPSDLKELVLCGYFSLHGNAFSGDVPDWIGEMKGLQTLDLSQNRFSGLVPNSLGNIWSLKTLNLSGNGFTGNLPESMVNCTNLLALDVSQNSLSGDLPSWIFRWDLEKVMVVKNRISGRAKTPLYSLTEASVQSLQVLDLSHNAFSGEITSAVSGLSSLQVLNLSYNSLGGHIPAAIGDLKTCSSLDLSYNKLNGSIPSEVGGAVSLKELSLENNFLIGKIPISIENCSSLKTLILSKNRLSGSIPSAVASLTNLKTVDLSFNNLTGNLPKQLSNLPNLITFNLSHNNLKGELPAGGFFNTISPSSVSGNPFICGSVVNKKCPVKLPKPIVLNPTNFSPDSGPGSPTPTLAHKRNILSISALIAIGAAAFIVIGVIGITVLNLRVRSTTSRSPAALAFSAGDEYSRSPTTDANSGKLVMFSGEPDFSSGAHALLNKDCELGRGGFGAVYQTVLGDGRSVAIKKLTVSSLVKSQEDFEREVKKLGKVRHQNLVELEGYYWTSSLQLLIYEFVSRGSLYKHLHEGSGESFLSWNERFNVILGTAKALSHLHHSNIIHYNIKSTNILIDSYGEPKVGDYGLARLLPMLDRYVLSSKIQSALGYMAPEFACKTVKITEKCDVYGFGVLVLETVTGKRPVEYMEDDVVVLCDMVRGALDEGRVEECIDERLQGKFPVEEVIPVIKLGLVCTSQVPSNRPEMGEVVTILELIRCPSGSEGQEELSG; encoded by the exons ATGTTATTCAAAATAATACCTTCATCCAAAATGAGTGTTATGAGAGTTTATCTTTTATGCTTGTTCTTCCTGTTTCTGGTGACTGTGACAGCAGTGAAAGCTGTGAATCCGTCTTTAAACGACGACGTTTTGGGGTTGATTGTGTTCAAAGCGGATATAAAAGATCCAAAAGGAAAGTTAACATCTtggaatgaagatgatgaaagtgCTTGTGGTGGTAGTTGGGTTGGTGTGAAATGTAACCCTAGATCTAATAGAGTTGTGGAGGTTAATCTTAATGGGTTTTCTTTATCCGGAAGAATTGGTCGTGGGTTGCAACGGTTGCAGTTTCTTCGTCGGCTTTATTTGGGGAATAATAATCTTACTGGGAGTATAAATGCAAATATTGCTACTATTGATAACCTTAGGGTTCTTGATTTGAGCAATAATAATCTTTCTGGAGTTGTGCCTGATGATTTTTTTAGACAATGTGGGTCTATGAGAGTTGTTTCTTTGGCTAGGAACAGGTTTTCTGGGAATGTTCCTTCGAGTTTAGGTTCATGTGCAGCTATTGCTACTATTGATTTGTCTTTTAACCAGTTTTCGGGGAATGTTCCGAAGGGGATTTGGAGTTTGAGCGGACTTAGGTCTCTTGATATGTCTGATAATTTGTTGGAAGGTGAGGTTCCAGAAGGTGTTGAGGCGATGAAGAATTTGCGGAGCATTAGCTTGGCTAGGAATAGTTTTTCTGGGAAGATACCAGATGGTTTTGGGAGTTGTTTGCTTTTGAGGTCTATTGATTTTGGTGATAATTCTTTCTCTGGTAGTGTACCTAGTGATTTGAAGGAATTGGTGTTGTGTGGTTACTTTAGTTTGCATGGAAACGCTTTCTCTGGAGATGTTCCGGACTGGATTGGAGAAATGAAGGGGCTTCAGACATTGGATCTTTCTCAAAATAGATTTTCTGGTTTGGTACCAAACAGTTTAGGAAATATTTGGTCATTGAAAACGTTGAATCTTTCAGGAAATGGTTTCACTGGTAATCTACCCGAGTCCATGGTGAATTGTACAAACCTCTTGGCCTTGGATGTTAGCCAGAATTCATTGTCTGGCGATCTTCCATCATGGATTTTCAGGTGGGATTTGGAGAAGGTTATGGTGGTTAAAAACAGAATAAGTGGTAGGGCGAAAACCCCTTTGTATTCCTTGACTGAAGCTTCTGTTCAGAGTCTTCAAGTTTTGGATTTATCTCACAATGCATTTTCTGGTGAAATCACTTCTGCTGTTTCTGGTTTAAGCAGCTTGCAGGTTTTAAATTTATCATATAACTCTCTTGGAGGTCATATTCCGGCTGCAATCGGTGATTTGAAAACGTGTTCTAGTCTTGATTTGAGTTATAATAAGCTAAATGGAAGCATACCTTCGGAAGTTGGTGGAGCTGTTTCCTTGAAAGAACTGAGTTTGGAAAACAATTTCCTTATCGGGAAAATTCCAATATCAATTGAGAATTGTTCttcattaaaaacttt GATTCTGTCGAAGAACAGGCTGAGTGGGTCGATACCTTCAGCAGTTGCAAGTCTCACCAACCTGAAAACTGTGGACTTGTCATTCAACAACCTTACTGGAAACCTTCCCAAGCAATTGTCCAACCTTCCCAATCTCATAACCTTTAATTTATCTCACAACAACCTTAAGGGTGAACTACCGGCTGGTGGTTTCTTCAACACCATTTCACCTTCGTCCGTTTCTGGCAATCCATTTATTTGTGGCTCTGTTGTGAACAAGAAATGCCCTGTTAAACTCCCAAAGCCTATTGTTCTGAATCCCACCAACTTTTCACCTGACTCTGGCCCTGGATCACCTACTCCAACATTGGCTCATAAGAGAAATATCCTCAGCATTTCAGCACTCATTGCCATTGGTGCAGCTGCTTTCATTGTTATTGGTGTCATTGGCATAACTGTTCTCAACCTCCGTGTTCGGTCCACCACATCTCGATCTCCAGCTGCTCTTGCTTTTTCTGCAGGGGATGAGTACAGCCGCTCGCCAACCACAGATGCCAACTCCGGCAAGCTTGTCATGTTTTCAGGTGAACCTGATTTCAGCTCTGGTGCTCACGCTTTGCTTAACAAGGATTGCGAGCTTGGGCGTGGAGGATTTGGGGCTGTCTATCAAACAGTTCTAGGAGACGGGCGTTCAGTTGCAATAAAGAAGCTCACCGTGTCAAGCCTTGTCAAGTCTCAAGAAGATTTCGAGAGGGAAGTGAAGAAATTAGGAAAAGTCAGACACCAAAATCTCGTTGAACTCGAAGGCTATTATTGGACTTCATCACTACAACTTCTCATATACGAGTTTGTCTCCCGTGGTAGCCTTTACAAGCATCTCCACGAAGGATCAGGCGAAAGCTTCCTTTCATGGAACGAGAGGTTTAACGTCATTCTCGGTACAGCAAAGGCCTTATCTCACTTGCACCACTCCAACATTATTCACTACAACATTAAGTCAACCAACATCCTTATCGATAGCTACGGTGAACCTAAAGTAGGAGATTACGGCCTAGCGAGATTACTACCAATGCTTGACCGCTACGTCTTGAGCAGCAAAATTCAGAGCGCGCTCGGCTACATGGCACCAGAGTTTGCCTGCAAAACAGTGAAAATTACCGAAAAATGCGATGTTTATGGGTTCGGAGTCTTGGTTTTGGAGACTGTGACAGGGAAGAGGCCTGTAGAGTATATGGAAGATGATGTGGTTGTGCTTTGTGACATGGTTAGAGGAGCATTGGATGAAGGGAGGGTAGAGGAATGCATTGATGAAAGACTACAAGGGAAGTTCCCAGTAGAGGAAGTGATTCCTGTGATTAAGCTTGGTTTGGTATGTACTTCACAAGTACCATCTAATAGGCCAGAAATGGGTGAAGTAGTTACCATATTGGAGCTTATAAGATGCCCCTCAGGCTCAGAAGGACAAGAAGAGTTGTCAGGATGA
- the LOC25489827 gene encoding U-box domain-containing protein 62 isoform X3, whose translation MSSDDINLTPDQRIENGLTSPLVFPDHSLRFNCGGAPPRQVGDPVPKTGGFIDDKMFTVNRDQFFPSQGTEFRRNVFSDRGNPSDVLNWSEGTPSSNDSDGEDDEDDDEDDDGGDTVVDRLVGVGDGSKRSSNSIIDVNNNNGGNVTNRKSQLHSAYVSGREIMGKDGEIVQLVHNNASGATMGGDDQRERLGKNHNSVTDCEEYYSHYLQGTEGSPSVQKVMVDDDGCGFSGRKDFVYSSESGESLRAILSDPVSGTLMDDAMILPCGHSFGGGGIQHVIRMKACCTCSQATLEESISPNLSLRAAVQAYRREEESQFYRSSKRKRERFDQGGFGECAVVESSRTRGVQFPFAVMDRVIIKGNKRTPQRFVGREAIVTTQCLNG comes from the exons ATGTCTTCCGATGACATCAATCTCACTCCTGATCAAAGAATAGAAAACGGCCTTACTTCCCCTCTCGTATTCCCAGACCACTCTCTGCGCTTCAACTGCGGCGGTGCACCACCGCGACAGGTCGGTGATCCGGTTCCTAAAACCGGCGGTTTCATCGACGACAAAATGTTCACTGTCAATCGCGATCAGTTTTTCCCTTCTCAGGGGACGGAGTTCCGCCGGAATGTTTTCTCCGACCGCGGGAACCCGTCGGATGTACTGAACTGGAGCGAGGGAACTCCAAGCAGCAATGACTCAGACGGCGAAGACGATGAAGATGACGATGAAGACGATGATGGTGGCGACACCGTAGTAGACAGACTCGTCGGTGTTGGTGACGGTAGCAAGCGCAGTTCCAATTCAATCATTGATGTTAACAATAATAATGGTGGTAATGTTACAAATAGAAAATCCCAGCTTCATTCCGCTTATG TTTCCGGTAGAGAGATAATGGGAAAGGATGGTGAAATTGTACAGTTGGTGCATAACAATGCGAGTGGTGCTACTATGGGTGGAGATGATCAGCGAGAAAGATTAGGTAAAAATCACAACTCTGTAACTGACTGTGAGGAATATTATTCACACTATCTTCAAGGTACGGAAGGGTCACCTTCTGTGCAGAAAGTTATGGTGGACGACGATGGTTGTGGATTTAGTGGAAGAAAGGATTTTGTGTATTCAAGCGAGTCAGGGGAGTCTTTGAGGGCGATTCTTTCAGATCCTGTTAG TGGAACTCTTATGGATGATGCAATGATATTACCTTGTGGACATTCATTTGGTGGAGGTGGAATACAGCATGTTATTAGAATG aaAGCTTGTTGTACTTGTTCTCAAGCTACATTGGAGGAATCAATATCTCCAAATCTAT CACTTCGAGCAGCTGTGCAGGCGTATCGTCGGGAAGAGGAATCGCAATTTTACCGGTcatccaaaagaaaaagagaaagattTGATCAG GGTGGTTTCGGAGAGTGTGCTGTTGTTGAATCATCAAGGACCAGAGGTGTTCAATTTCCATTTGCTGTGATGGATCGGGTTATCATAAAG GGGAACAAAAGGACACCACAACGCTTTGTTGGGCGTGAAGCTATTGTAACAACACAATGCCTGAATGGATG A
- the LOC25489827 gene encoding U-box domain-containing protein 62 isoform X1 codes for MSSDDINLTPDQRIENGLTSPLVFPDHSLRFNCGGAPPRQVGDPVPKTGGFIDDKMFTVNRDQFFPSQGTEFRRNVFSDRGNPSDVLNWSEGTPSSNDSDGEDDEDDDEDDDGGDTVVDRLVGVGDGSKRSSNSIIDVNNNNGGNVTNRKSQLHSAYVSGREIMGKDGEIVQLVHNNASGATMGGDDQRERLGKNHNSVTDCEEYYSHYLQGTEGSPSVQKVMVDDDGCGFSGRKDFVYSSESGESLRAILSDPVSGTLMDDAMILPCGHSFGGGGIQHVIRMKACCTCSQATLEESISPNLSLRAAVQAYRREEESQFYRSSKRKRERFDQGGFGECAVVESSRTRGVQFPFAVMDRVIIKGNKRTPQRFVGREAIVTTQCLNGWYVVKTLDNAESVKLQYRSLAKVSDNPSKPVSSNMGPNWLQICRTTS; via the exons ATGTCTTCCGATGACATCAATCTCACTCCTGATCAAAGAATAGAAAACGGCCTTACTTCCCCTCTCGTATTCCCAGACCACTCTCTGCGCTTCAACTGCGGCGGTGCACCACCGCGACAGGTCGGTGATCCGGTTCCTAAAACCGGCGGTTTCATCGACGACAAAATGTTCACTGTCAATCGCGATCAGTTTTTCCCTTCTCAGGGGACGGAGTTCCGCCGGAATGTTTTCTCCGACCGCGGGAACCCGTCGGATGTACTGAACTGGAGCGAGGGAACTCCAAGCAGCAATGACTCAGACGGCGAAGACGATGAAGATGACGATGAAGACGATGATGGTGGCGACACCGTAGTAGACAGACTCGTCGGTGTTGGTGACGGTAGCAAGCGCAGTTCCAATTCAATCATTGATGTTAACAATAATAATGGTGGTAATGTTACAAATAGAAAATCCCAGCTTCATTCCGCTTATG TTTCCGGTAGAGAGATAATGGGAAAGGATGGTGAAATTGTACAGTTGGTGCATAACAATGCGAGTGGTGCTACTATGGGTGGAGATGATCAGCGAGAAAGATTAGGTAAAAATCACAACTCTGTAACTGACTGTGAGGAATATTATTCACACTATCTTCAAGGTACGGAAGGGTCACCTTCTGTGCAGAAAGTTATGGTGGACGACGATGGTTGTGGATTTAGTGGAAGAAAGGATTTTGTGTATTCAAGCGAGTCAGGGGAGTCTTTGAGGGCGATTCTTTCAGATCCTGTTAG TGGAACTCTTATGGATGATGCAATGATATTACCTTGTGGACATTCATTTGGTGGAGGTGGAATACAGCATGTTATTAGAATG aaAGCTTGTTGTACTTGTTCTCAAGCTACATTGGAGGAATCAATATCTCCAAATCTAT CACTTCGAGCAGCTGTGCAGGCGTATCGTCGGGAAGAGGAATCGCAATTTTACCGGTcatccaaaagaaaaagagaaagattTGATCAG GGTGGTTTCGGAGAGTGTGCTGTTGTTGAATCATCAAGGACCAGAGGTGTTCAATTTCCATTTGCTGTGATGGATCGGGTTATCATAAAG GGGAACAAAAGGACACCACAACGCTTTGTTGGGCGTGAAGCTATTGTAACAACACAATGCCTGAATGGATG GTATGTGGTGAAGACATTAGACAATGCGGAGAGTGTAAAATTGCAGTATCGCTCCCTTGCTAAGGTTTCCGACAATCCTTCAAAACCTGTCTCCAGCAACATGGGACCTAATTGGCTTCAGATCTGCCGCACAACATCATAA
- the LOC25489827 gene encoding U-box domain-containing protein 62 isoform X2 produces the protein MSSDDINLTPDQRIENGLTSPLVFPDHSLRFNCGGAPPRQVGDPVPKTGGFIDDKMFTVNRDQFFPSQGTEFRRNVFSDRGNPSDVLNWSEGTPSSNDSDGEDDEDDDEDDDGGDTVVDRLVGVGDGSKRSSNSIIDVNNNNGVSGREIMGKDGEIVQLVHNNASGATMGGDDQRERLGKNHNSVTDCEEYYSHYLQGTEGSPSVQKVMVDDDGCGFSGRKDFVYSSESGESLRAILSDPVSGTLMDDAMILPCGHSFGGGGIQHVIRMKACCTCSQATLEESISPNLSLRAAVQAYRREEESQFYRSSKRKRERFDQGGFGECAVVESSRTRGVQFPFAVMDRVIIKGNKRTPQRFVGREAIVTTQCLNGWYVVKTLDNAESVKLQYRSLAKVSDNPSKPVSSNMGPNWLQICRTTS, from the exons ATGTCTTCCGATGACATCAATCTCACTCCTGATCAAAGAATAGAAAACGGCCTTACTTCCCCTCTCGTATTCCCAGACCACTCTCTGCGCTTCAACTGCGGCGGTGCACCACCGCGACAGGTCGGTGATCCGGTTCCTAAAACCGGCGGTTTCATCGACGACAAAATGTTCACTGTCAATCGCGATCAGTTTTTCCCTTCTCAGGGGACGGAGTTCCGCCGGAATGTTTTCTCCGACCGCGGGAACCCGTCGGATGTACTGAACTGGAGCGAGGGAACTCCAAGCAGCAATGACTCAGACGGCGAAGACGATGAAGATGACGATGAAGACGATGATGGTGGCGACACCGTAGTAGACAGACTCGTCGGTGTTGGTGACGGTAGCAAGCGCAGTTCCAATTCAATCATTGATGTTAACAATAATAATGGTG TTTCCGGTAGAGAGATAATGGGAAAGGATGGTGAAATTGTACAGTTGGTGCATAACAATGCGAGTGGTGCTACTATGGGTGGAGATGATCAGCGAGAAAGATTAGGTAAAAATCACAACTCTGTAACTGACTGTGAGGAATATTATTCACACTATCTTCAAGGTACGGAAGGGTCACCTTCTGTGCAGAAAGTTATGGTGGACGACGATGGTTGTGGATTTAGTGGAAGAAAGGATTTTGTGTATTCAAGCGAGTCAGGGGAGTCTTTGAGGGCGATTCTTTCAGATCCTGTTAG TGGAACTCTTATGGATGATGCAATGATATTACCTTGTGGACATTCATTTGGTGGAGGTGGAATACAGCATGTTATTAGAATG aaAGCTTGTTGTACTTGTTCTCAAGCTACATTGGAGGAATCAATATCTCCAAATCTAT CACTTCGAGCAGCTGTGCAGGCGTATCGTCGGGAAGAGGAATCGCAATTTTACCGGTcatccaaaagaaaaagagaaagattTGATCAG GGTGGTTTCGGAGAGTGTGCTGTTGTTGAATCATCAAGGACCAGAGGTGTTCAATTTCCATTTGCTGTGATGGATCGGGTTATCATAAAG GGGAACAAAAGGACACCACAACGCTTTGTTGGGCGTGAAGCTATTGTAACAACACAATGCCTGAATGGATG GTATGTGGTGAAGACATTAGACAATGCGGAGAGTGTAAAATTGCAGTATCGCTCCCTTGCTAAGGTTTCCGACAATCCTTCAAAACCTGTCTCCAGCAACATGGGACCTAATTGGCTTCAGATCTGCCGCACAACATCATAA
- the LOC25489828 gene encoding uncharacterized protein: MASSSSLGIGNNRLTAGVGIQKRCCDVNRVVTCSVAIGDWTRSTVNKGRISAVATATTTTVTANKMIVERNGKNRGGTTNEAIQAQERLDRWMRESVVEIVKNLKEAPLLVQIYSKKKDETTKLATEKVEDWEAVKERWETGETPMPEGVIFVEELGEDEAEDGGERGLKERTTKMWGVVVQGKGVGCDPVCYLLKTSRVGSGPGSGMGVFSTHFCLVRVKSFGETAQSQLKNCWLLQSHWLRQ; the protein is encoded by the coding sequence ATGGCTTCTTCGTCGTCTCTAGGTATCGGAAACAATCGTTTAACCGCCGGAGTTGGTATTCAGAAGAGATGTTGTGATGTTAACCGAGTAGTGACGTGTTCTGTTGCGATCGGTGATTGGACTCGATCCACGGTCAATAAAGGGAGGATCTCTGCGGTGGCGACGGCGACGACGACGACTGTGACGGCGAATAAGATGATTGTGGAACGTAATGGGAAGAACAGGGGAGGAACAACCAATGAAGCTATTCAGGCTCAAGAGAGGCTTGATAGGTGGATGAGGGAATCGGTGGTGGAGATTGTGAAGAATTTGAAGGAAGCACCGTTGTTGGTGCAAATTTATTCAAAGAAGAAAGACGAAACTACGAAGTTAGCGACGGAGAAGGTGGAGGATTGGGAGGCCGTGAAGGAAAGATGGGAGACCGGTGAAACTCCGATGCCGGAGGGGGTTATATTTGTGGAGGAGTTGGGGGAAGATGAGGCGGAGGACGGTGGTGAAAGAGGGCTGAAAGAAAGAACGACGAAGATGTGGGGGGTTGTGGTTCAAGGAAAAGGTGTTGGGTGTGACCCGGTTTGTTATTTGTTGAAAACGAGCCGGGTTGGGTCTGGACCGGGTTCAGGAATGGGTGTTTTCTCGACCCATTTTTGTTTGGTGAGAGTGAAGAGCTTTGGAGAAACCGCACAGTCTCAACTTAAGAATTGTTGGCTATTGCAAAGTCATTGGTTGAGACAGTGA
- the LOC25489829 gene encoding probable chalcone--flavonone isomerase 3, which yields MASETVLVDEISYPSKITTNKPLSLLGHGITDMEIHFLQVKFYSIGVYLEPEVVNHLQQWKGKPAKELEDNDDFFDALISSPVEKAIRLVVIKEIKGAQYGVQIETAVRDRLAADDKYEDEEEEALEKVIEFFQSKYFKKHSVITYHFPANSPTAEIVVSLEGKEDSKYVIENANVVETIKKWYLAGSRAISPSTISSLANHLSEELSK from the exons A TGGCTAGTGAAACTGTTTTGGTTGATGAAATCTCTTACCCTTCAAAGATCACTACTAACAAACCCCTTTCTCTCCTTGGTCATG GGATTACCGACATGGAGATCCATTTTCTCCAAGTGAAATTCTATTCAATTGGGGTTTATTTGGAACCTGAAGTAGTAAACCACTTGCAACAGTGGAAAGGTAAGCCTGCCAAGGAATTGGAAGACAATGATGACTTCTTTGATGCTCTCATATCTT CTCCTGTGGAGAAGGCAATTAGACTTGTTGTGATTAAAGAGATTAAGGGTGCACAGTATGGTGTTCAGATTGAGACTGCTGTTAGGGACCGTTTGGCAGCCGATGACAAATAtgaggatgaagaagaagaagctttGGAAAAAGTAATTGAATTTTTCCAGTCTAAGTACTTCAAGAAACATTCAGTCATCACATATCATTTCCCAGCAAACTCTCCAACTGCTGAG ATAGTGGTATCTTTGGAAGGAAAAGAAGACTCAAAGTATGTAATAGAGAATGCCAATGTAGTAGAGACTATTAAGAAATGGTATCTTGCTGGCTCAAGGGCTATATCACCTTCAACCATTTCATCCTTGGCTAACCATCTCTCAGAGGAATTGTCCAAGTGA
- the LOC25489830 gene encoding LOW QUALITY PROTEIN: RING-H2 finger protein ATL74-like (The sequence of the model RefSeq protein was modified relative to this genomic sequence to represent the inferred CDS: inserted 1 base in 1 codon): MALRQRLHRLLLDADSTSTTASGYMNRSREPFTTPGDSNFDTNMVFILAALLCALIFALGLNSIVRCVLRCSNRYAFETPDEAMARLASKGLKKSALRKIPVAVYGSGGSSTSFAATECPICLGEFMDGEKVRILPKCNHGFHVKCIDTWLLSHSSCPTCRQTLIEYPTSCGAASVXVNVAVAARTTNHVDNGLGGHEHMNLLAMEEVGCL, encoded by the exons ATGGCTCTCCGTCAACGCCTCCACCGCCTTTTGCTTGACGCAgattcaacttcaacaactgCATCAGGTTACATGAATAGGTCAAGGGAGCCTTTCACAACCCCGGGTGATTCAAATTTTGACACCAACATGGTGTTTATCTTGGCAGCTTTACTTTGTGCACTTATTTTTGCATTAGGACTCAACTCAATTGTAAGGTGTGTTCTAAGATGTAGCAACAGGTATGCTTTTGAGACACCAGATGAAGCTATGGCTCGTTTAGCATCAAAGGGTTTAAAGAAAAGTGCATTGCGTAAGATCCCTGTAGCTGTTTATGGTTCTGGAGGTAGTAGTACTAGTTTTGCAGCCACAGAATGTCCAATTTGTCTTGGGGAGTTTATGGATGGAGAGAAAGTTAGAATTCTGCCAAAATGTAACCATGGATTCCATGTAAAATGCATAGATACTTGGTTGCTTTCACACTCCTCCTGTCCTACTTGTAGACAGACTTTGATTGAATATCCAACTAGTTGTGGAGCTGCATCTG CTGTGAATGTTGCTGTGGCTGCAAGGACCACAAATCATGTAGATAATGGCTTAGGAGGGCATGAACATATGAACCTTTTAGCTATGGAAGAAGTTGGCTGTTTGTGA